A genomic window from Ischnura elegans chromosome 10, ioIscEleg1.1, whole genome shotgun sequence includes:
- the LOC124166425 gene encoding uncharacterized protein LOC124166425 translates to MQDERWKVVAGVMDKPNECWCIFYLLIVVIVYLLFQVEILTPYCDRLSGDKKTAHRKKPRLTLSLRRKRARTPPPTSENVKVINLESDESDCEENVLRKERGSSPQEKTFPPSFWSPKRLTEEFSRHRDDSLSAPQTPDSPENVKVINLESDESDCEENVLRKERGSSPQEKTFPPSFWSPKRLTEEFSRHRDDSLSAPQTPDSQASTVVIDWENEVYDTKSDKVNDNSENNKHVDSRVSDENAYSDISECTTLPSLPEEWCYDDDIWDDVMANFVCTCDSCINRVYCAMIGEIPDYLNI, encoded by the exons ATGCAGGACGAACGCTGGAAAGTTGTTGCTGGCGTTATGGATAAACCAAATGAG tgctggtgtatattttatttgctcataGTTGTTATCGTTTACCTCCTTTTTCAGGTAGAAATCTTAACTCCATATTGCGACCGTTTGTCGGGAGATAAAAAAACAGCGCACAGAAAAAAGCCgaggttaaccctttcgctaaGGCGAAAAAGGGCGAGAACACCTCCACCCACATCCGAAAAT GTGAAAGTTATTAACCTGGAATCCGATGAATCCGATTGTGAAGAAAATGTCCTGCGCAAGGAAAGGGGATCTTCACCCCAAGAAAAAACTTTTCCGCCATCATTTTGGTCTCCAAAACGACTAACCGAAGAATTCAGTCGGCATCGAGACGACAGCCTTTCCGCTCCACAGACTCCGGATTCGCCCGAAAAT GTGAAAGTTATTAACCTGGAATCCGATGAATCCGATTGTGAAGAAAATGTCCTGCGCAAGGAAAGGGGATCTTCACCCCAAGAAAAAACTTTTCCGCCATCATTTTGGTCTCCAAAACGACTAACCGAAGAATTCAGCCGGCATCGAGACGACAGCCTTTCCGCTCCACAGACTCCGGATTCGCAGGCGTCTACTGTTGTAATTGACTGGGAGAATGAAGTGTATGATACTAAAAGTGACAAAGTGAATGATAACAGTGAAAACAATAAACATGTGGATTCGCGCGTCAGCGACGAAAATGCATATTCAGACATTAGTGAATGTACAACATTACCAAGCCTGCCAGAGGAGTGGTGTTATGACGACGACATATGGGATGATGTTATGGCAAACTTTGTGTGTACCTGTGACAGTTGTATTAATAGAGTGTACTGTGCTATGATTGGAGAAATTCCagactatttaaatatttaa